A region of the Corynebacterium falsenii genome:
TACCCGCCACTACCAGGAGCAATCCGTGGCGCGCACGCATCGCTGGGCCGCCCGCTGCCTCGAGGAGCACCAGCGCCAGACGGATCTGCGCAGCCACCGCCCGCTGCAGTCACTGTGGGGCGTGGTGCAGGGCGCGCAATACGAGGATCTGCGCCGCCAGGCCGCCCGTGGCCTCGTGGAGCTGTCCGAGCAGGCGGAGTCCGAGGGGCGCCGCGGCTTCGGCGGTTTCGGCATCGGCGGCGCATTGGAGAAGGAAAACCTGGGCACCATCGTGGATTGGGTGTGCCAGGAGCTGCCGGAGGATAAGCCGCGCCACCTGCTGGGCATTTCCGAGCCGGATGACCTGTTCACCGCCATCGCGGCGGGTGCGGACACATTCGACTGTGTGGCGCCCACCCGCCTGGGCCGCCGCGGTGGGGTGTACACCCTCGATGGTCGGATGAACCTTGCGGCTGCTCGGTTCAAGCGGGATTTTTCTCCGATCGACGCCGAAACGGGCGGCTATGTCTCCGAGAACTACTCTCGGGCGTACATTCACCACCTACTCAAGGCGAAGGAGTTTCTGGCGGGCACGCTGTGTACCCTGCATAACCTGCATTTCATGGTGGGGTTGGTGGACCAGATCCGGGCGTCGATTGACGAGGGGCGCTTCGCGGAGTTCCGCGAGCAGTTCCTGTCGCGGTACTACGGCGACACCTGGCTGGACCACATCTAGCGCTGGTCGAGCTCGCCCGCGCTAAACGCCCGCTCCAGCGCGCTGCCTTCCACGTCGAAGGTCGGCAGGATCTTGTCCAGCCACCGTGGCATGTACCAGGTTGCGCGGTTGAACAGGATCATGAGCGCGGGGATCATCGTCATACGCACGAAGAACGCGTCGAATAGCACCC
Encoded here:
- the tgt gene encoding tRNA guanosine(34) transglycosylase Tgt; translated protein: MTDNARPQASADLSFEVHTRLRDCPDIDTVREQQIQAQQGAAQQQRTTEQHPAATRQFLGRTGTIHTPHGDIHTPAFIPVATKATVKTLTPEQVRSTGAQAILSNAYHLYLQPGPDIVDEAGGVAAFENWRGPTYTDSGGFQVMSLGVGYKKVLAMDTKGLSEKDIIAQQKKRMAVVDEDGVDFRSVIDGSKHRFTPEVSMQIQHELGADIMFAFDELTTLVNTRHYQEQSVARTHRWAARCLEEHQRQTDLRSHRPLQSLWGVVQGAQYEDLRRQAARGLVELSEQAESEGRRGFGGFGIGGALEKENLGTIVDWVCQELPEDKPRHLLGISEPDDLFTAIAAGADTFDCVAPTRLGRRGGVYTLDGRMNLAAARFKRDFSPIDAETGGYVSENYSRAYIHHLLKAKEFLAGTLCTLHNLHFMVGLVDQIRASIDEGRFAEFREQFLSRYYGDTWLDHI